Proteins encoded in a region of the Paenibacillus sp. E222 genome:
- a CDS encoding phosphopantetheine-binding protein, with translation MSKSIESILRDEIFTELDIEYPQDHDTRLLDQGIDSVGFIKLIVSMESKFNISIPDEDLLFEKFSTAGLILNYLTEKTL, from the coding sequence ATGTCTAAATCAATAGAATCTATCTTGAGAGATGAAATTTTTACTGAGCTGGACATTGAATATCCGCAAGACCACGATACCCGTTTGTTGGACCAAGGGATCGACTCAGTAGGCTTCATCAAGCTTATTGTTTCAATGGAATCGAAGTTTAACATCTCGATCCCTGATGAAGATCTGTTATTTGAGAAGTTCTCCACGGCTGGATTAATCCTTAATTATTTGACTGAGAAAACGCTATGA